Proteins encoded by one window of Panicum virgatum strain AP13 chromosome 7N, P.virgatum_v5, whole genome shotgun sequence:
- the LOC120682669 gene encoding trihelix transcription factor GTL1-like isoform X1: MQQQHQDGGGSQYGVAPPDMGPFSPPAASGPMLLSSRPPSAPQPQLQPQPRASYEELAAVSSVAGAGAGGVFDDEILGGGGGDGSSGASSNRWPREETQALIRIRSEMDATFRDATLKGPLWEDVSRKLADLGYTRSAKKCKEKFENVHKYYKRTKEGRAGRQDGKSYRFFDELEALHAAALQSQQQQQPPQHQLPQASTAPPLHAFAAPVSAPQPMRSMPPPPMQPAPISSTAPAPAPTPASMEMPSAAHQPLNLPGFSFSSMSDSESDDESEDDDMTAETGGSQDRLGKRKRGDGGGSSSSKKMMSFFEGLMQQVVERQEEMQRRFLETMEKREVERSSREEAWRRQEVARLNREQEQLAHERAAAASRDAAIIAFIKRIGGPSVQPPPAVVVPMSVQTPPPPKQPPRQQHPPPPSPQATTPQSKPISAAPLQQQPKETSHRDAAGTPRSAPPTSGASLELVPVAEQHVDSGLGGGDGGAASSSRWPKTEVHALIQLRVDLDMRYQETGPKGPLWEEISSGMRRLGYNRSSKRCKEKWENINKYYKKVKESNKKRPEDSKTCPYFHQLEAIYSRKHLRSIAAAAASNVTIAAAAPPALPEQPNPSQLEIEGKNINDDKRNSGGSGGAAPQVPASNGDKAPTTPAAFDADSGLKKPEDTVRELNEHPPREFTTDETDSDDMGDEYTDDGEEGEDDGKMQYRIQFQRPTNPGGTNSAPAPATTPAAAPVVPTSAPASTFLAMVQ; this comes from the exons atgcagcagcagcaccaggacGGAGGAGGGTCCCAGTACGGGGTCGCGCCGCCGGACATGGGccccttctcgccgccggcggcttcCGGACCCATGCTGCTGAGCAGCAGGCCCCCGTcggcgccgcagccgcagctgcAGCCGCAGCCGAGGGCAAGCTACGAAGAATTGGCCGCGGTGTcgtccgtcgccggcgccggcgccggtggcgtCTTCGACGACGAGAtactgggcggcggcggcggcgatgggtcGTCCGGTGCGTCCAGCAATCGGTGGCCACGGGAGGAGACGCAGGCGCTCATCAGGATTCGGTCGGAGATGGACGCCACCTTCCGCGACGCCACGCTCAAGGGCCCCCTGTGGGAGGACGTCTCCAG GAAGCTTGCGGATTTGGGCTACACGAGGAGCGCCAAGAAGTGCAAGGAGAAGTTTGAGAACGTGCACAAGTACTACAAGCGCACCAAGGAAGGCCGCGCGGGGAGGCAGGACGGCAAGAGCTACCGCTTCTTCGACGAGCTGGAGGCGCTGCATGCGGCCGCGCTGCAGTcgcagcaacagcaacaaccaCCGCAGCACCAGTTGCCGCAAGCAAGCACCGCCCCGCCGCTCCACGCCTTTGCGGCGCCAGTATCCGCGCCGCAGCCGATGAGAtcaatgccgccgccgccgatgcagCCGGCGCCAATATCTTCgacggccccggccccggcgccgacgccggcgtccATGGAGATGCCCTCGGCCGCCCATCAGCCCCTTAACCTGCCAGGTTTCAGCTTCTCGTCCATGTCCGACTCGGAGTCGGACGACGAGTCCGAGGACGACGACATGACGGCGGAGACGGGCGGCAGCCAGGACCGCCTCGGCAAGCGgaagcgcggcgacggcggcggcagcagcagcagcaagaagatGATGTCTTTCTTCGAGGGGCTTATGCAGCAGGTCGTCGAGAGGCAGGAGGAGATGCAGCGACGGTTCCTGGAGACCATGGAGAAGCGGGAGGTGGAGCGCTCGTCGCGGGAGGAGGCATGGCGCAGGCAGGAGGTCGCTCGCCTCAACCGCGAACAGGAGCAGCTAGCTCAtgaacgcgccgccgcggcctcccggGACGCTGCCATCATAGCCTTCATCAAGCGCATCGGCGGGCCGTCCGTGCAGCCACctcccgccgtcgtcgtcccaaTGTCAGTCCAGACCCCGCCACCGCCGAAGCAGCCTCCTCGACAGCAGCACccacctccgccgtcgccgcaggCCACGACACCGCAATCAAAGCCAATCTCAGCCGCGCCGCTCCAGCAGCAGCCGAAGGAAACGTCGCACCGGGACGCTGCTGGCACGCCACGCAGCGCGCCCCCGACCTCTGGCGCGTCACTGGAGCTGGTGCCCGTCGCGGAGCAGCACGTCGATTCCGGTCTTGGAGGTGGAGACGGCGGGGCCGCATCATCCTCGCGGTGGCCGAAGACGGAGGTGCACGCCCTCATCCAGCTCCGCGTGGACTTGGACATGCGCTACCAGGAGACGGGTCCCAAGGGTCCGCTCTGGGAGGAGATTTCTTCCGGTATGCGGCGGCTGGGGTACAACCGGAGCTCGAAGCGGTGCAAGGAAAAGTGGGAGAACATCAACAAGTACTACAAGAAGGTGAAGGAGAGCAACAAGAAGCGGCCCGAGGACTCCAAGACCTGCCCATACTTCCACCAGCTCGAGGCCATCTACAGCAGGAAGCACCTCCGCAGtatcgcagccgccgccgcgtccaatgtcaccatcgccgccgccgctcctcccgccCTCCCTGAGCAGCCGAACCCGAGCCAGCTCGAAATTGAGGGGAAGAACATCAACGACGACAAGAGGAACAGCGGAGGATCAGGCGGAGCCGCGCCGCAGGTGCCGGCCAGCAATGGCGATAAAGCGCCGACGACACCGGCCGCGTTCGACGCTGACAGCGGCTTGAAGAAG CCAGAAGACACCGTCAGGGAGCTGAACGAGCATCCGCCCCGGGAGTTCACGACGGACGAGACGGACAGCGACGACATGGGCGACGAGTAcaccgacgacggcgaggagggtGAGGACGACGGCAAAATGCAGTACAGGATACAGTTCCAGAGGCCGACGAACCCGGGCGGCACCAACAGCGCGCCAGCACCGGCGACAACGCCGGCTGCCGCACCCGTGGTGCCGACCTCCGCTCCGGCGAGCACCTTCCTCGCCATGGTTCAATAG
- the LOC120682669 gene encoding trihelix transcription factor GTL1-like isoform X2 — protein MQQQHQDGGGSQYGVAPPDMGPFSPPAASGPMLLSSRPPSAPQPQLQPQPRASYEELAAVSSVAGAGAGGVFDDEILGGGGGDGSSGASSNRWPREETQALIRIRSEMDATFRDATLKGPLWEDVSRKLADLGYTRSAKKCKEKFENVHKYYKRTKEGRAGRQDGKSYRFFDELEALHAAALQSQQQQQPPQHQLPQASTAPPLHAFAAPVSAPQPMRSMPPPPMQPAPISSTAPAPAPTPASMEMPSAAHQPLNLPGFSFSSMSDSESDDESEDDDMTAETGGSQDRLGKRKRGDGGGSSSSKKMMSFFEGLMQQVVERQEEMQRRFLETMEKREVERSSREEAWRRQEVARLNREQEQLAHERAAAASRDAAIIAFIKRIGGPSVQPPPAVVVPMSVQTPPPPKQPPRQQHPPPPSPQATTPQSKPISAAPLQQQPKETSHRDAAGTPRSAPPTSGASLELVPVAEQHVDSGLGGGDGGAASSSRWPKTEVHALIQLRVDLDMRYQETGPKGPLWEEISSGMRRLGYNRSSKRCKEKWENINKYYKKVKESNKKRPEDSKTCPYFHQLEAIYSRKHLRSIAAAAASNVTIAAAAPPALPEQPNPSQLEIEGKNINDDKRNSGGSGGAAPQVPASNGDKAPTTPAAFDADSGLKKKTPSGS, from the exons atgcagcagcagcaccaggacGGAGGAGGGTCCCAGTACGGGGTCGCGCCGCCGGACATGGGccccttctcgccgccggcggcttcCGGACCCATGCTGCTGAGCAGCAGGCCCCCGTcggcgccgcagccgcagctgcAGCCGCAGCCGAGGGCAAGCTACGAAGAATTGGCCGCGGTGTcgtccgtcgccggcgccggcgccggtggcgtCTTCGACGACGAGAtactgggcggcggcggcggcgatgggtcGTCCGGTGCGTCCAGCAATCGGTGGCCACGGGAGGAGACGCAGGCGCTCATCAGGATTCGGTCGGAGATGGACGCCACCTTCCGCGACGCCACGCTCAAGGGCCCCCTGTGGGAGGACGTCTCCAG GAAGCTTGCGGATTTGGGCTACACGAGGAGCGCCAAGAAGTGCAAGGAGAAGTTTGAGAACGTGCACAAGTACTACAAGCGCACCAAGGAAGGCCGCGCGGGGAGGCAGGACGGCAAGAGCTACCGCTTCTTCGACGAGCTGGAGGCGCTGCATGCGGCCGCGCTGCAGTcgcagcaacagcaacaaccaCCGCAGCACCAGTTGCCGCAAGCAAGCACCGCCCCGCCGCTCCACGCCTTTGCGGCGCCAGTATCCGCGCCGCAGCCGATGAGAtcaatgccgccgccgccgatgcagCCGGCGCCAATATCTTCgacggccccggccccggcgccgacgccggcgtccATGGAGATGCCCTCGGCCGCCCATCAGCCCCTTAACCTGCCAGGTTTCAGCTTCTCGTCCATGTCCGACTCGGAGTCGGACGACGAGTCCGAGGACGACGACATGACGGCGGAGACGGGCGGCAGCCAGGACCGCCTCGGCAAGCGgaagcgcggcgacggcggcggcagcagcagcagcaagaagatGATGTCTTTCTTCGAGGGGCTTATGCAGCAGGTCGTCGAGAGGCAGGAGGAGATGCAGCGACGGTTCCTGGAGACCATGGAGAAGCGGGAGGTGGAGCGCTCGTCGCGGGAGGAGGCATGGCGCAGGCAGGAGGTCGCTCGCCTCAACCGCGAACAGGAGCAGCTAGCTCAtgaacgcgccgccgcggcctcccggGACGCTGCCATCATAGCCTTCATCAAGCGCATCGGCGGGCCGTCCGTGCAGCCACctcccgccgtcgtcgtcccaaTGTCAGTCCAGACCCCGCCACCGCCGAAGCAGCCTCCTCGACAGCAGCACccacctccgccgtcgccgcaggCCACGACACCGCAATCAAAGCCAATCTCAGCCGCGCCGCTCCAGCAGCAGCCGAAGGAAACGTCGCACCGGGACGCTGCTGGCACGCCACGCAGCGCGCCCCCGACCTCTGGCGCGTCACTGGAGCTGGTGCCCGTCGCGGAGCAGCACGTCGATTCCGGTCTTGGAGGTGGAGACGGCGGGGCCGCATCATCCTCGCGGTGGCCGAAGACGGAGGTGCACGCCCTCATCCAGCTCCGCGTGGACTTGGACATGCGCTACCAGGAGACGGGTCCCAAGGGTCCGCTCTGGGAGGAGATTTCTTCCGGTATGCGGCGGCTGGGGTACAACCGGAGCTCGAAGCGGTGCAAGGAAAAGTGGGAGAACATCAACAAGTACTACAAGAAGGTGAAGGAGAGCAACAAGAAGCGGCCCGAGGACTCCAAGACCTGCCCATACTTCCACCAGCTCGAGGCCATCTACAGCAGGAAGCACCTCCGCAGtatcgcagccgccgccgcgtccaatgtcaccatcgccgccgccgctcctcccgccCTCCCTGAGCAGCCGAACCCGAGCCAGCTCGAAATTGAGGGGAAGAACATCAACGACGACAAGAGGAACAGCGGAGGATCAGGCGGAGCCGCGCCGCAGGTGCCGGCCAGCAATGGCGATAAAGCGCCGACGACACCGGCCGCGTTCGACGCTGACAGCGGCTTGAAGAAG AAGACACCGTCAGGGAGCTGA